In the Schistosoma mansoni strain Puerto Rico chromosome 7, complete genome genome, AAACCATGTATATTGCAAGGGGAAAAAGATGGGCTTCTACTAGCTTTAATGACAGTACTTCCGAAAATTTACTCCATCAAGGAGAAAACTTTGTACGTAGTTGATAAGGATACCACCTATTATATACGGGGCACAACATTGATTTAATGAATCCGTTCAAAGTTATAAATATACAGTCCAGTTTTACGTTTTCAAAACCCATTGAAGAGATAGTAGTCAGAAAGTTTAACCCTGACATTTTTATTCAAGGAAAGTCAGTAGTGAACCTTCAAGTGCCTTGGTAACATCTTGACCTCTTTTGATCAGATGATTGTAAACAGAGTTTAGTGAGTTGAACCTGTACATCCTCTTCTCTTTCTAAATTTTCAAAGTTTTTTCATATAACACAGTAAAGTCACTGGCTTTctcaaaactataaatacaccttgctgatgagtatAGACTGGAATATAATCTTGGTATGAATCTTCTTAACGAGTGCcctcaactatttaaaattgaCGAAAATAATGTCTAAATAAAGCTAGGATTGCTCTAGACTTATTGAAttaatttcagtattttatttttaagcACTAAATGGGTTTTATAGTTTCAGTCATATACATGTAAACATAACATTTGTAAatgaataagtatatatatatatatatatatatatatNNNNNNNNNNNNNNNNNNNNNNNNNNNNNNNNNNNNNNNNNNNNNNNNNNNNNNNNNNNNNNNNNNNNNNNNNNNNNNNNNNNNNNNNNNNNNNNNNNNNNNNNNNNNNNNNNNNNNNNNNNNNNNNNNNNNNNNNNNNNNNNNNNNNNNNNNNNNNNNNNNNNNNNNNNNNNNNNNNNNNNNNNNNNNNNNNNNNNNNNtatatatatatatatatatatatatgttcgaTTGGTAGATTATCTTATGGACAATAGGTAAACACTGATATGATAGAATTTGTTAGCAGGTTAGCTATAATTAATAACTAGCGTTCAACTAAACGGAAATATAATGAGTATATGGTGCGTTAATCTAACACTTAGGAGTACACACCTTTAGATACTCATAGTGTACTTGATGACTGGAAGCGATTCATGACTTAAATGTTATCTGCTTCTGAAATATCTGGAGCCCATCAGTCAGTGTCAGTCAATAAGAGTCATCATCAGGTCAAAATTATTTGTTAAACTCTTCGGAACTTCATATATACGACCCTGTCAAAAGTAATAGAACCCACAATTTTCAGTCTCGCGCACAATGCCTGAATTCTATACTGCTAAGCTAAAATTCAGTGGTGTTCATTTTGGAGTTTATCAATTTACGATACTGCGCAACTATTGTCCATtgtcatttatatttatttttactattaatTTCATAGTATAGTTTAACGTATAACcctgttcaaattcatatgaaatttttatcatttaaactttaataattttaatgattgttACCAACAATCCTTAATTCATATGCTATCATTTTCAACAATATATTTGTCTTAAACTTCCTTATTATTTGGAATTATTAATTTAGCTGAATTATTGATAAcagtttattgaaaataatattcttcGTTTAGTACATGAAAATTTAAGGTTTATTGTCCGACCTAATGCAAGACATAATTATAGTAAAAATGAAACTCAGTAAACTTTTTCATTCATTCCGTTTTACaaataactttttttcttttcacaatgaaataaataaaattctggttcttttgtttatttctgtatgtgtttataatttatcatttctaACATCATTTTAACTAAGCATTTATTGAAAAGCTATTGGATGTTTATTACTTGATGCGTACTTTTTTTGGTGTTGACCTGAAATGTTTAATTAATAAAGATGAAAGATGATAAATGATCCTGAACATATTTTACGAAACAAGAAAGTTGTTGTAGACGATATTTTGTAAAGTTAAAATGATCTCAATAATTAGTAGAAACAAAATTTCCGGTAAAAGCGTTCATCAATTACTTTAATTCTCTTTACAGTACATACAATTATGTATGTTTTCAGGTAGAagattttgtttaattaatctTTTAAGTTAGAAAAACAAGGTGCTTTGAAAAAGTACACATTTTCTTCCTATTTCtaactgaaaataattaatcatCGTTAGCAGCATAACAGATCAATGTGTTCTAGTTATctgttaataatgataaatacaaaagCCTCATTTCCCTTATATCCTAGTGCAGTGAATGACGACTTGCTGTTTTCTACAAAATTATACAGtgactttgtaaaatatgaatatcacacattaaatactttatttgcacatcttccttcagttttCCTTTATATGCTTTATAATTCTCTCAATTCTCTTGTTATTCCAGTTGCTCTGTTTCCCTTCTTATTCTCTTCAACTCAATCTTATACTGATAGCCATTCTGATTCCGATTGCTGCTACATACCatttatatctgtcagcataatCAGTATGCACTACACTAGTATGTACAATTGTATTTCTCTAACTTACCGATGGTAATACAATTCTTCTACTTAGGGAAAAGACTGTTGAATTTACGTGATGCAATGCATGAGAGAAGGGAAGATGCCAGGTggaaatttatattttcatcaaTCAGAAGCTACAAAGCGATACACTGATTTTCCCAAAACTTATTTACAATAGTATCAATAATTTTGATACAGTTACGCATGCCACTGATCGATCAATATTTTACTACagttttttaattatatttcaggaatatgtgtttgaataaaattacaattagTGATTATCTTGCTCTAATTAACTTTTGTGTAAGAGATTCTTGATACATGTAAGCCATTGATTAGTCGTGTTTAATACTCTCTTCGTAAAATGTAATACAGGAAATGAATACTAAAAGACACAAAAGTAAATTCATGCCTAACTTACTTCAATGCATGGATTTCTTAGACGATCACAACGATATCCCATAAACTGAGGATGACATATACATGAATAGTGTAAAGTAAGCCTTATTTGATAACCAAATATATCTTTGTTTTTGTAATATTGTGTATAGATACATCGTAAAGTTCCTTTGGGATCACATAATCTATCTTTCCCTTTAATTTCATGAGCCTTTATTGACAATATCTGATCAAGTGTGCAAGGATCCTCTATTTCACATGACCGTGTATCAGAATTCCATGAGTAACCCTTTGTTTGTAGAAGAAGAAATTAAGTTAACTTTATATGATCAAATCGACTGTTCAAATAAGTgctaaaattacttcataaaaatgaatatttaagaCCTAGATAAAGTAGTTATCCATCTTCAAAGTAGTATAAACTTTAAAATTTAAAACGAAATCCCCACTTTAGTAGATTATTTGAAACGCACTGAAACAATTACTAGTGTTTTTTACAGTTCATCCTGATGAGCATGATTACTGTTAATCGCCGACTACTGATTCTATTACATCAGACAATTTCTATGCTGTGCGGTTTCAAGTATTTTTCTTTCACAATCGAATATTTCTGTCCCTTTTTTGTATAATTATGACCGATGTTCAGTGCTTCCTTATATTTCTTCTTTATCCACAGTAAAACGAGCAATATACTGATTGACAGATTCATCTTTAATAAATACCATGGATAAGATTGATGGATATATTTCCTATCTTTTATAACCaatcaaaaatgaattttacGAAAAAATCAATGCACTGGTTCAGTGCTACACTTTGTGGCTATTTGGTCCCTATGTAATGTCTGTTTTAATTATATTTGTAGTGTTTACGTTGATTTGTTGATGATAATATTTAAAAGGTAGTTGATAACTCATTCAATATTAATTTACACGATTAAATaacatcatttttattatgaactTTATGATGAATAAGACGAAGTGGAAGGTTTTTAGTTTTAGCTCATCTTTAAAATTACGTaaaatgagtactagctgaataTAAGAACTTTTTaattaaactaaaacaaaagAGACTAGCACTTATTTTAGACATAAATAATTAAGATAGACACATGTATCATTGAAATTATGTTTCGTATTGCtaattatgaaatgaaaaaaaagcatTAAAAAAACTCTAATAAAGTTTTCAAGGTACTAGTATTCTTAAAAAATACGTGTAATATCATAACTGTATAACTATGTGTTTCTATCACGGTATATCTTAGTACTCAAGGAGTTTCAATGAATAGTCAAAATGAGAATCAGAGAGATGTATGATTATAAATAAAGTTTGGTTGTTTTTTACGCAAATATGCAGAATACCTTTTTTTATCAAATTATAATttgatagtagtaataataatatattctgcaaataataattacagaattcatgcCAGCCTACAGGCATGATCAGCTTGATGTAGCTAGTAATAATAGACgtagagaataaataaataagactgTTTTAAGTTTTCTGTTTCAAAAAGGATCATAGATCGCTGGGGACAGTTAAATAGTTAGCTTGTTCACATATCGGGCAGGATGAAACCGTGAACATCAGGACGACGAGTGAGGTTAAACCCTAGATACTGAATGCTTCATATGTGTCACTGATCTAAATCTGAAAGTTATTGTTCTCAACGTTAGTTACCAAGCAACATCCATATCAAATGCAAGCAGCAAGTAACTATCTTTTTCATAGCTTCATCGAGCCCATATTATACAACGTCTTGTAGTGAGGCATTAGTAGGTATAAAATTATAATCAATGTAGATGATTTTGTGGAGCACCAGCGTTTCATAAAGTTGATTTCAACCACTATTATCTGTTATGTATGAACGACGATACTTGAATTAATGTATTGATTGAGAAATACAAAATATTCCTAATTGGATTGAACTGCTCTTCTAGGTGCTAAGGTAATGGTGGTGTTATATCTTTAGATTGAGGTTTACTACGGGCCTAAGGTAATAGATAAGCTAACAGGTCATTGGCTATATGAACTCATTGGCTCGGTATTGTGAAAATAAACGCTTAGATACAATTACATTACGCTGATGAGTTCCAACTGAGATTAAACACCTGTCATGAAATTCACTGTTAGTCACCAACCAACCTTAATAAACCAAATGAATCCTGATCCGTCTATTAGCCACAATTCATTGATATACGATTTGGTAAATTTCGTAGAAAAAATTGTCTCAATATCAGAGCTTTCAACTGTAAGCAGAGgtgatggtggctagcagtggaatccgggatgcgcgtttcgttctatttgggacttgtcacgTGGATGTATGTGCATCTTataattgatgttcactcagggaattgatcccagtaccgttcgcttcaaacgctaccACATTATCCACTTATTAATGTTTTTACAATCGTTAACTGGTCGATCTCTTTAGTTAACTACTTTACACTTTTCCAAAGACATGATGAATACTAATTGTGACAGGTACTAACTAACTACTATATCGCTTAATAGTAATAAATACTGAAACTATGAAATAACATTACAACAACTTACCTTTTCACATAGACATTTGTATTCATGATCGAATACACCTAATCTGATAGGAATACAATCTCCAATACTAGCCGGTATTGACTTCTTTATATTACTAACTGATTTTATAACGTGCGGTTTGCCAGAACATCTTACAGCACCATACGAACATGAATTCGGACATAAAATATGTCTCATTTTATTTTCTGATTTCTTCTGCAGTTCAGACCAAGTGATtgtacaaaaataataaatataaattactaaaGAAAAGGGACAAAAAAGAAAACTCTGAGGATTAGAAACAGCGTATTAGCAGCAAATATGTTTTTATTGGCTTCCCTTAATCATCAGAATATTCTATACATATAATAAAACCAGTAGGTTAATTTTCCAGTCAGTAATCATAACAATGATATGGACGAAACAGACAATAACATTATTCTCAATCAAACATATGTATAAGTAATTATATGAATACATAAAGGAGTATTCTAGACAAAACGGGTCATTTTACGAATCCAGAGATTCAATGGGAACtgtattttgtaaaataaaatattgaaggGAATAGATAACAATTTTACTGTGAACATTGTGTCGGAGATAAAGAAACAAAAGAAGTAGAAAATTGAATGCGTCAAACATTTTTATTGAGATCTTTTCTTTCTGagaattattaatattagtatCATTACAAGTTCAGTATAATATGGAATTCTCAGTTTAATGTATTTCAGCAGGTCTCTTTTACAAAAACGAAAGCTAAAAACGTCCCTCAGATGAAAAGGGGATTAGTTATCGACCCCTTTAAATTCAGTTAAAGATAATAGTTGACTTGGAACTAGAATCTAAGTTGACTGATCATTAAGAGATCACTGTCATGTTCATCTATTCCGTTAGTCCTAATTGGATCCAGTTAATCAAGCTGCAATAAACCGTCTAATCTAGATGACTTTATGATATATACTCAATATTTCGTTGCTAGGTGGTTTGAGATAATCGATAGGAGACCCTGAACCTATATTCAGTCATGGGGAAACTAATGGTCACTGTCGGACTCGAACCTGGGTCACTTAGTTTCACATTGAGATGTTACCACTAAGCTATTCGGGCAGCAACTGACAAGGTAGTATCATAGAACTAGAGTGAAAAAGTATGAGGAAATCTGAGCATTTGTAGCAAGAACTATTGTTATTTCTACCAAAAACTACTTTTCTTCAAAATGGTTAAAATTTAACCAGTGATAAAATTTATATTCAGTGTTTTAAGCCATGGAAAGTAATGGCCATAAATCAGTGAGTTATTCATCGAATAGCTTACCCAGTACAATTAGTCTTAAGAGAGGACCGGAAAACTGATAAAACCCAGGAAATTTGCGGATAATAACTTTACCGATAACTCATTAATTATCTTGTCAATGAATCGTTCATTAATAAAGGTTCATATGACTAATAAGCTTCTACTCGATGGCCAGTATAATATTTcactattttattttctatacaaaatgatttttatatatttgaataaacaAAAGGACGATGAGTTTAATATCGACCAGTCCCAGAAAGTTTACACAAAGCCAATTAAAGTTGACACTTACGACCATATGATAGCGGGATGAAACTTCAGATTTCAATGAACAACTTATTTATCTACAGTAAGAAGTGTAATTTCAGTGAACGACTTTGACTAAACAGGATGTTTACGATATTATACGTAGGTATCAGATAAAAAATCACGGATGAAATGTCTTCTGTGGGTCAGGATGATCATTACTTTTTTGAAGATCGTACAAAaaatttgtttagtttaatgAAATAACTACAAACTATCATGATTAAAAGTTAGAATTATAAACGTTAGGATTGACTGAATCTTTTGTTATTTAAACTGTGATAATAGTAGTAAACAGGTGGCTAATATATCTCAGTGTTTACACACAAACTAAATGAAAccaattattcacaaacatttgAGTTATTAATGTTTTCAGGGCATATACGTAGGCTATTCGCAACCAAtcataaaaagaaatgaaatatggGTTAGTTTGTATTCAGAACTGATTAGTGGAAGTTAGAAAAATGTTTCATTCGGATGCATGTCTGATTTAATAAGATGATAGATGTCATATGTAATAAATGATCATATTAGCAGTACGGTCAGCACATTGTTGAATGTgaattggcggcctgtttaaacatctgagctacctgttcccgtcatctagatatttcaacaagttatctaatttcgtttatttaaattcatcattatgcctattaatcgcacaacctattcaggtgcgttttcggaaaagtgtaagacctttcgctgtaaaggttacagaaggtctaatcagagatatcgtagtTGTTGGCAATATGCAGTGAGAAGAATGTATATtttccagatgtcgattgactgggctgctaacttctgactggcgatcactcaatattcatcgtcaggaaggacgaagaagaaagaaacggaaacttgttgaagttctttgtgctgagaattcaatattgtatcaaaaatataatattgaataaagctaataataattataataattattattataaagtgtTAGAATTCTACTTCTTCCTTGTTGTGTTTGAAGTGTTCGATATCTCGAAAAATTGAAACTACAGAAATGATGTGTAAGGCTAAGTAACGTCAATGCTTTTCACTAAAATATTTACAACAATTCTGGAAACTTCTCAAAGcatttttttaatcattcacTACCTTTGGTAAATTTTATAATTCTTGTCTTTACTTTAATGTAACAATAAGCCAACTAAAGAGTAATATACGACTTTTAATATTCATCTTACAATTCTTCAGATTTTAAAGGTCGCCCGTAATGAAATGGATTAGTGTATGATTGTGTACATTAACTAGTCTCAAACTCAATTACTGTTCTGGTACATTTTGTTATCCACAGAGATTACAAATTTTTCAGAATCCGGCATTTCCAGCCGAGGTCATATACATTTTCTAAATCCTATCATTCATAAAGTACTACGTAGTATAATTAGTGTCCCCATTTAACTATATACCTCGGGATATGCGCTAAGGATATGAGAAAGACTAAATGCAATTCATCAGAAAGCAAAATATAAGTAACAGTAGTTGGTGAAATTGAAAAAATAGTTGATGGTTAGTAATGACTTCTATCTTATTAGATTTACAGTTACGTGACATAAGCTGAGAGGGACTGATAAAGTAACCAAAAAAACTAAAACTATATGGAAAGCAAGTTGTGTAACGATCCAACGATATTGGATTAGAAAGAGTATGTAGGTCAATAAGCATTCAGATTCTTCTGTCCCTAGTCATGATCATTGATTTACTTGTCAGGAGAcagtcactgtgtcattgactGCAGAGGTTATTGGCTTGATAGATAATAAGCATATTAGTTAATAAGTTTACTTGATAATCAACTGATTTCTATAATCAAGCGACGCAATAAAGCGGGACTCAAAATACAATATAAAGAAAATTTTGGATTTACAACAAAATTAGCTACATAAGTTAAAGTAAAAATATGAGGATAGCATCCGTACAGACTGAGATGAATTCAGCCATTTCACCGCTATGAAAATTAGTAAGCATAGTCAATTCATAAACCCAGTAAATGCTACCATTCATGGCAATATAAGTATCAACAATTGATCAAAGATCAGTGAGTTATATAAAATATCAAATACAATGTCGTTTAAGTGAAATGGATTCGGTAGATATTTTACGGGCACTTCATACGATAGATATGAAATACTAGATGTATCTTTATGATGTATTTGTCGGAATAACTAATACACTAAATGCataattaaatgttttatatttttgtacTGTTGTAAGCATgcaataaaatgtatttatgCTTAATTCAAATTTGAATTCTCACTTGCATATTATCGATGTTTTAGATTAATTGGGGTTAGTGGCCATTCTTTAGACTATTTCAGGTTCACAGTGTTCTAACAAAGCGTCTAAAAAAATACTTACTATTAAAAATCCGCTACTTGAGCTCACTGTTATACATTGATAGTCAAAATGAAGAATCATGCTATTCAGAAATACAGTTTATGTTATCGAAATATCAGTGAAAATTATTGGTTATTCATAAGTAGTTCGTCCGTTTATAACCTAATACATATGGCATCTGTGAATTCAAATGTAGCAGATACATAATGCcttatatttattttagatGCGTTCGTTATATCAAGTTTGTGTCAAAAAGATGACACGCAACTAAATTATAAACAGTGCTTTAACCTGAAGGTGTAGAATCTTTAAAGTATACGAAACCAAGCATTTCAATGCTCCTGATTTCGCCCTTTCGAAACACACAGTTCTCAGGTACTTGCAAATCGGTACATGCATCAAGGAATCACATTCCAGCTGTATTTGTCTACTTTGTATGCTTTAAATATTATCACATAAAGTGGAAATAGTTTTGGCTCGAAATTACACTACCCGATGCCGCACGTAACTTATAAAGAAGTTGAGTGTTTTCAGGATTCACCTACATTTAACTTTATGGTTAGTAAGTTCCTGAATAGTAAACATTTCGTTATACTTTCCTCGTTGTTGTTTCCTGAACACTTGAGAAGTGACTACATCGTACTGTGCAGATATCCGAAAACTCGTATAAGAATTAGTAAGTGAATCTCTTGATCCATTATCATCAGTGTTATGGATAAGCATTTTAAATCTTACAAACGACTAGCAAGTGAGTATTTCATCAAATACGACACCCTCGTCATTCACAATATTCACGTTGTACATACTTAAATAGAACGAAGTGAAGGAGACTTAAAATCCATGGACATGAAATGAAATAGAAAACCCTATAATACTTCATTTCGAACAAATATTAGACAACAAAAGCCTTTTATGAGTAACACCAACTAGAAACCTCTTTAATTCTTTGCTCTTAAATGTTATTACTTTAGAATTCTGTTTTTATTCTCATTACTATTATATTGATTTTCAACACAGCAACTCTCCTACAATCTGTTTCGATTATGTTTAAATtttgttaagcccttttattaacctacctaacagacaatgttattcaaACAATCACAATCCGCATAtctctttgtactgttatgatcactatcatatctgtataaacgtgtacgCTTGATCACATGACAGCCTACACGCATATCTCTATGGCTAAAATGTTAGTCGCTTAAATATCGCTCGATGTGTCATTCTCTTTACCGCGTTTATATGTACccgaatcctattattagcctttGCCTTGCCTAGCTGCACCttattcgatttgactataaatttgcccaTGTGTTTGATCGCAAACACATATTCGGCTCCCTGCTTCGAATTCGCTCGATGTGTTTATATCTTTGTGATCGTGCTTTCTgcaaataaactgtagttgctgcttatAATTGCCTTGTGATTCCAAATACAGTTGATATTTATATAATACCGGTTATAAATGTGATTGATTAACAAAGCAAAACCACTACTCACTATCATATCATCTTACCAGATAGAATTGAACTTGTATTAATGTATCCGTAAACGTCGAGTGAATTAATGTTTGAAACTAATTCAATGTAATGATCCCAGTCACATAATTGTATTAATGAGTTATTATTGAAATATGCTAAATCTTTTCCACAGTGCAAAAAGAATGCTTTAAGTTTCATGTTTGTTATAGCACTATTAACTCGAATTTCCACCACTTGTGTGGACTTTTTGTCCACTTCTTTAGTCCATCTGTTAGGTATTAACTTACTTTTAACATGTTGACtacaattaatgctttttgatGTATTGTTTAACAAGTTAATTTGTTCATAAGTAAAATGACAGTCAGACGGTATATATAATGCTTGACAATCTATCATAGTCCAATATCGTACTTTCTCTGGCTTACAGCGAATAAATTGCAATTTCACAGTTGCTATTAAACCACCAATTATGTTAACAGGTAAACCATAATCCATATTTACGAAgccattattttttaatttccattttgataaaaattcatattGTGTGAGTGCCGATTTATTTGCAGAACTTTTTGTCAGATTACTGTAAAGTACTACTATAAGTAGAATGTAAAATTTGTAAGCGTCCATTATTGTTGGTTAATCCTGTACAGTATTTATACCAGAAAGTTAGTCATGTGAAATATTTTTATGCAACTGAATGTTTGGAGTTGACAGAAATTTCCTTGTAAATCAGGAATCATAAGACATATTATCCAGAGCAAAACAGGACAATGGAAACATTTTATGTATTCTTTTGTTATCTGGTATACAACATTTACATAAAAGTTTCTATAACGCCTCAGTAAGATTTTGTATAGACTTTCAGAGTTAGATTAATAAAATCTGTTCGCTAAAGGAAGCATCTATAAAACGCTTTCTGATTGGAATGATCCTCTGGACAATTCTATTCGGTAATGCGGAAATGGTTCATAATATAAAAAGTTCAAATTGTCAGTTCAATATGTAAATCGATATGCTACATAGTCTTGAATATATCTGTCTGTCATATCTTActgattatttgaataatttgtcTTTCATTGTGAAATATAGTTTGTTTAGTATATTAAacttaaaaaattaaataaatgatatcaAATGAGGTTAAGTG is a window encoding:
- a CDS encoding hypotheical protein — protein: MRHILCPNSCSYGAVRCSGKPHVIKSVSNIKKSIPASIGDCIPIRLGVFDHEYKCLCEKGYSWNSDTRSCEIEDPCTLDQILSIKAHEIKGKDRLCDPKGTLRCIYTQYYKNKDIFGYQIRLTLHYSCICHPQFMGYRCDRLRNPCIEILCQNKGMCISSGDGKQFLCLCEYGWGGKYCTEPGIRQWFPWSPWSECSAAFYEDHGWKRRTRECRSLGNESIYLGKCSGNEMELRTCIGR